A window from Chrysemys picta bellii isolate R12L10 chromosome 2, ASM1138683v2, whole genome shotgun sequence encodes these proteins:
- the TP53INP1 gene encoding tumor protein p53-inducible nuclear protein 1 isoform X3, whose amino-acid sequence MFQRLNNMFVGEINNLSSQEPEFSEKEDDEWILVDFIDTCTNFSTEEADINETSAADHSPVFSCLPTSLECLADASESCFIQFDSCPMEESWFITPPPCFTAGGLTTIKVETSPMENLLIEHPSMSVYAVHNTCHSLNETSCGDEAFHNPSSPRARKSCLRHTGTNGSTK is encoded by the exons ATGTTCCAGAGGCTGAATAATATGTTTGTGGGAGAGATCAATAACTTGTCCAGCCAAGAGCCAGAGTTCAGTGAAAAAGAAGATGATGAATGGATTCTGGTTGACTTTATAG ACACTTGCACTAACTTTTCAACAGAAGAAGCAGACATCAATGAAACATCAGCTGCTGACCACTCCCCAGTCTTTTCTTGTTTACCGACTTCCTTAGAGTGTTTGGCTGATGCCAGCGAGTCTTGCTTCATCCAGTTTGACTCGTGTCCCATGGAGGAGAGCTGGTTTATTACCCCTCCCCCATGTTTTACTGCAGGTGGATTAACCACTATCAAGGTGGAAACCAGTCCTATGGAGAACCTTCTAATTGAACATCCCAGCATGTCTGTATATGCTGTCCATAATACCTGTCACAGTCTAAATGAGACTAGCTGTGGAGATGAGGCATTTCATAATCCGAGTAGTCCAAG GGCCAGGAAAAGCTGCTTAAGGCACACTGGCACA AATGGAAGCACGAAATGA
- the TP53INP1 gene encoding tumor protein p53-inducible nuclear protein 1 isoform X1 has product MFQRLNNMFVGEINNLSSQEPEFSEKEDDEWILVDFIDTCTNFSTEEADINETSAADHSPVFSCLPTSLECLADASESCFIQFDSCPMEESWFITPPPCFTAGGLTTIKVETSPMENLLIEHPSMSVYAVHNTCHSLNETSCGDEAFHNPSSPRMEARNEMGQHIHCYVATLAAHSSFLEQTKSFRPTQWVKEHNERHHLNRNSLRRQNLTRDCHSRQIKHNGLFVHQPCQRQYNY; this is encoded by the exons ATGTTCCAGAGGCTGAATAATATGTTTGTGGGAGAGATCAATAACTTGTCCAGCCAAGAGCCAGAGTTCAGTGAAAAAGAAGATGATGAATGGATTCTGGTTGACTTTATAG ACACTTGCACTAACTTTTCAACAGAAGAAGCAGACATCAATGAAACATCAGCTGCTGACCACTCCCCAGTCTTTTCTTGTTTACCGACTTCCTTAGAGTGTTTGGCTGATGCCAGCGAGTCTTGCTTCATCCAGTTTGACTCGTGTCCCATGGAGGAGAGCTGGTTTATTACCCCTCCCCCATGTTTTACTGCAGGTGGATTAACCACTATCAAGGTGGAAACCAGTCCTATGGAGAACCTTCTAATTGAACATCCCAGCATGTCTGTATATGCTGTCCATAATACCTGTCACAGTCTAAATGAGACTAGCTGTGGAGATGAGGCATTTCATAATCCGAGTAGTCCAAG AATGGAAGCACGAAATGAAATGGGGCAGCATATTCATTGCTACGTTGCCACTCTTGCTGCTCACTCAAGTTTTCTGGAACAAACCAAGAGTTTTCGTCCGACCCAGTGGGTAAAAGAACATAACGAAAGACACCATCTCAATAGGAACAGTCTCCGTCGCCAAAATCTTACCAGGGATTGCCACTCTCGGCAAATCAAGCACAATGGATTGTTTGTTCACCAGCCTTGCCAGCGTCAGTACAATTACTGA
- the TP53INP1 gene encoding tumor protein p53-inducible nuclear protein 1 isoform X2: MFQRLNNMFVGEINNLSSQEPEFSEKEDDEWILVDFIGGLTTIKVETSPMENLLIEHPSMSVYAVHNTCHSLNETSCGDEAFHNPSSPRMEARNEMGQHIHCYVATLAAHSSFLEQTKSFRPTQWVKEHNERHHLNRNSLRRQNLTRDCHSRQIKHNGLFVHQPCQRQYNY, encoded by the exons ATGTTCCAGAGGCTGAATAATATGTTTGTGGGAGAGATCAATAACTTGTCCAGCCAAGAGCCAGAGTTCAGTGAAAAAGAAGATGATGAATGGATTCTGGTTGACTTTATAG GTGGATTAACCACTATCAAGGTGGAAACCAGTCCTATGGAGAACCTTCTAATTGAACATCCCAGCATGTCTGTATATGCTGTCCATAATACCTGTCACAGTCTAAATGAGACTAGCTGTGGAGATGAGGCATTTCATAATCCGAGTAGTCCAAG AATGGAAGCACGAAATGAAATGGGGCAGCATATTCATTGCTACGTTGCCACTCTTGCTGCTCACTCAAGTTTTCTGGAACAAACCAAGAGTTTTCGTCCGACCCAGTGGGTAAAAGAACATAACGAAAGACACCATCTCAATAGGAACAGTCTCCGTCGCCAAAATCTTACCAGGGATTGCCACTCTCGGCAAATCAAGCACAATGGATTGTTTGTTCACCAGCCTTGCCAGCGTCAGTACAATTACTGA